The Jiangella sp. DSM 45060 genome contains the following window.
GGCCGAGGCGGAGGTCGTCGTGCGCCGCCGGTTCATCCAGCAGCGGCTGATCCCGGCGTTCATGGAGCCGCGCAGCACCGTCGTCGACCCCACCGGTGACCAGATCACCATGTGGTCGGCCACCCAGGTGCCGCACATCCTGCGCATCCTGCTGTCGCTCGGCACCGGCATGCCGGAGCACAAGATCCGGGTCATCGCGCCCGACGTCGGCGGCGGCTTCGGCGGCAAGCTGGAGGTCACGCCCGAGGAGTTCATCGCGTTCGCGGCGGCCCGGCGCCTGAACAAGCCGGTGAAGTTCACCGAGTCGCGGTCCGAGGCCATGCTCTCGGCTCACCACGGCCGCGACCAGATCCAGGACATCACCGTCACCGCCCGCCGCGACGGCACCGTCACCAGCATGTCCGCGAAGCTGCTCGCCAACATGGGCGGCTACCTCGGCATCATCACGCCGGGCATCCCGATCCTGGGCGCGTTCATGTTCGGCGGCATCTACAAGTTCCCGGCCTACCGGTTCGAGTGCACCGGCGTCTTCACCAACACGACGAAGACCGACGCCTACCGCGGCGCCGGGCGGCCCGAGGCCACGTTCGCGCTGGAACGCATCATGGACGAGCTCGCCGCCGAGCTGGGCATGGACCCACTCGAGCTGCGCCGGCGCAACTGGATCGACAGCTCCGAGTTCCCGTTCACGACGTCGGCCGGACTGACGTACGACTCCGGCGACTACGCGGCGGCCACCGCGCGGGCGACGGAGCTGTTCGAGTACGACGCGCTGCGGCAGGAGCAGGAGCGGCGGCGGGCGTCCGGCGATCCGGTGCAGCTGGGCATCGGCGTGTCCACGTACACGGAGATGTGCGGCCTGGCGCCGTCGCGGGTGCTGGGCCAGCTGCGGTACGCGGCGGGTGGGTGGGAGTCGGCGTCCGTCCGGGTGCTGCCCACCGGCAAGGTCGAGGTCGTCACCGGCACGTCGCCGCACGGCCAGGGCCACGAGACCGCGTGGAGCCAGATCGTCGCCGACCAGCTCGGCGTCGGGTTCGACGACGTCGAGGTGCTGCACGGCGACACCCGCACGTCGCACAAGGGCCTGGACACCTACGGCTCGCGCTCGCTGGCCGTCGGCGGCATCGCGCTGGTCAACGCGTGTCAGCGGGTGGTCGAGAAGGCGCTGCCGGTCGCGGCGCACCTGCTCGAGGCCGACCCCGCCGACCTCGAGTTCAGCGAGGGCGAGTTCCGGGTGAAGGGCGCGCCGGGCGCGGCGACGAAGACCGTGGCCGACTGCGCGT
Protein-coding sequences here:
- a CDS encoding xanthine dehydrogenase family protein molybdopterin-binding subunit, translating into MTVTEQRPSGEVGRDRRRKEDARLITGRTTWTDNLSLPGMLHLAILRSPMAHARITGIDVTAARGASGVVDVFTGRDVADLQGSMPCVWPVTEDTVLPAYPPLALDEVRHAGEPVAVVAARSRESALDALELIEVDYEPLPVVLDMEEALADGAPLVHEASGTNKCYTWILDSAQAGTGGDVAQAEAEAEVVVRRRFIQQRLIPAFMEPRSTVVDPTGDQITMWSATQVPHILRILLSLGTGMPEHKIRVIAPDVGGGFGGKLEVTPEEFIAFAAARRLNKPVKFTESRSEAMLSAHHGRDQIQDITVTARRDGTVTSMSAKLLANMGGYLGIITPGIPILGAFMFGGIYKFPAYRFECTGVFTNTTKTDAYRGAGRPEATFALERIMDELAAELGMDPLELRRRNWIDSSEFPFTTSAGLTYDSGDYAAATARATELFEYDALRQEQERRRASGDPVQLGIGVSTYTEMCGLAPSRVLGQLRYAAGGWESASVRVLPTGKVEVVTGTSPHGQGHETAWSQIVADQLGVGFDDVEVLHGDTRTSHKGLDTYGSRSLAVGGIALVNACQRVVEKALPVAAHLLEADPADLEFSEGEFRVKGAPGAATKTVADCAFAVFQSHDLPDGVESTLDADATFDPENFSYPHGTHLCAVEVDTETGMVTIRSYVAVDDIGRVINPLIVEGQVHGGVAQGIAQALFEEARYDEDGNLTTGTFVEYTIPSAADLPDIVTDRTETPAPGHPLGAKGVGEAGTIASTPAVVNAVVDALRPMGVNDVRMPCTPERVWSTIAAARAASSATDGGETR